The window CCTTAGTATATATTCATAATCTCGTAGtcttaaaaaaatcaaacatggCAGAAAACAAAGACCCAAGGTACCAATTTGGATTAACATAATTATACCAGAAGGAATCCCAATTCACAAGAGGTAGCAACCTATATTCTGTCCAGAATAAGTTTTCATTTGAAAACCATCAAACAGTGAGGCACAACAAAGTGAACCCATGGAATCAAGTATGCCACTACACAGAAGAATGAATTCGCCACTTCAGTGAAAGAACTACTTCCATAGCATATACATAAATCCATGATTACTGGTATGGTTTAGAGTATGCAGTAAGCAATAGATGAAACATATAGATTGCCGATTTGCATAATTAGGGACCTGTGAATACGATATATTTGATAATAGGCAGAGGAACACAGAAGATTAAAGGATCTAAAAAGTGGTAGAAGAATGGTAGAAAACAGAGATCAAGGGACAAGTATCACGAGGGGGAGGTGTGTGTGGCAAATATAACTTTCGACACGGAAGCTTTTCAGCGCGTTCACGGTCATAAGTGACCAAGGAAATAATCTGAAAGGATAGCTAGACTCCATGTCAGATTGGATTCTAACCACCGTGAGATCATAACACAGAAATACAAGTTACACGCACAACATGTAAGCAATGGAAATCTGGAATCCAATTGTGTAGAAAATATCAATGGCATGATTGCATACTTCAGGTTAAAAAGCATGCAAACTAAAATGATGCAGGATTAGTCACTAGCTCATAATTTTACGGAGTACCAAATCCGGTCATATTTACAGGCACTGATCTTAACTGGATCGAACAGCCTTATAGCTCCATCTATGCACAGATCGTCAAAACTATTTAGCGAAGAATATCTAATAGTTTTTGTAGCCTAAATACACCGCAAAAGTACAAGCATCGAAAAGGCGAGGTTGGCGAGCACATTGGGAAGACAACCTTGCATCTCCTTGGCGACCTTGGCCTGCATATCGCGGAGGGCGGcagcctcctcctccatctccttCAGCCTGCGCTTCATCTCGTCGAGCTCCTGCAGCTGGAAGAACCCCAACGGAGTCAGCTATCCCTACgggcctagggttagggtttagcgtAAGAGACACGGATCCAGGGATGGCACCTTCGCCGCGtcgtccccgccggcggccataTCGACGTCGGCGCCGTCCATGTCGCCGTCCTCCGGGATCTCCTGGCCGTACACCTCGTGCTCCTCCTCGTCCATCGCGGCGTGAGCTCCTTCGGCCTTCGACTCCCAGAGTCCCCCCGATGGCCCGATCTGACCCGATTCGGCAGGTGCTAccgtgcttttttttttttttgataagagGTGCTACCGTGCTGGTTCGGTGAGCAAAGAGATCCGTCGCCTCGGACGGGACGGTCCAGGTGGGTGGGCTTGGGCTGTGAGTTTAAGGATGGGCCTTGTGGtggcggttttttatttttttattttcattttttacaaaaatattttttcgttttcgaaatttacaaaaatataccccggccgcccagctgccgagCGGCCGGcacctggtcgccccgctgccgggcggcagagGCTTATctgtaaaaaattttgtaaaaaaattgcgTTCCGGTCCCTaaaggaccggtcgcccggcagcggggcggccggcccctcaggccgcccggcagctgggcggccggtcCAGGCTAGCTGGTTCTTCAATATTTTTAGAGGACGGAAATAGCTCGTGTTTCATCTGCCTTCTGGTCTGATCGTGACAGGCTCACTGCTCTCTCTCCACCGAGTAAATCAGCACATGCTCTCCTTTTTCCACGCCAAGCACAGCAGAGCAATCAATTAGCAGcagctctctctcttctctctcataCATGCACACTcagcagctctctctctcttctctctcataCATGCACACTCACGCACTGGCAAaaactctctcttctctctcacaCATGCacactctctcttctctcccgtCCAGGAAGAGGTCGTGTTTCATCTGCCTGCTGGTCTGATCGTGACAATGAGGAACAGAGGTGGAGGCGGCTTGAGAGGAGGCACATGGCGCGAGGAGCAAGAGCCCAGGCTGCTGGCGGTGGTGTGGTTGGGGGAAAAGAAATAACTAGGACATTAAAGAggagctctggctgctgcttgaGAGAGCAGTGAGCCTGTCACAATCAGACCAGCAGGCAGATGAAACACGAGCTCTTTCCATCCTCTGAAAATATTGAAGAATCAGCTAGCCTggaccggccgcccggctgccgggcgaccggtccttcAGGGACCGGAACGCAATTTTTTTACGAAAATTTTATAGATAAGTCCCTGCCACCCGacagcggggcgaccaggtgccggccgcccggcagctgggcggccgggatatatttctgtaaatttcgaaaatgaaaatatatttttgtaaaaaacgaaaataaaaaaataaaaaaaccgccctTGTGGTGTTCAGGTCATGATGGATTCGGCCTGTTGTTTGTGGCCCAGTTCGTCTTGTTAACGTGTCTCCCGCCTGGTAGGTGGGTCCGCTCGAACGAGCGGACCAACGCGCGGCGGGCGGGTGCGGCACTCCCGCCTTTTCTGGAAtgttccgccgccgcaggtTCCTCCGGAACCTTCtgaattcttcttcttcttcctccccaagCTGCGCCGCTATATAAAGTTCCTCCACTTTCCTACGGAATTTACACCGCAAGGCAAGAAGGAATTCACGAACATAGCCGCGAGAGAGCAAGCAGATCAATCTAGTAGAGAGGAAGAGGGAGTGTCATGGCTTCCACTGTGGCTTCCAGGAGGGTCGTTCCGCTGGAGAAGCTCCTGGCCGCGTCGCCCGCACCCTGCGCTGGCTCCTCTCTCAGGCCGGTGGCAgtcgccggcggcctccgcggGTACAACACCGGCGCTCCGCTCCGGCGTTACGAGGGGACCGAGTCGGAGGACGACAGCGTCCGCGAGTACGAGGGCCGTCGCGGCGGCCGGGACTACGCTATGCCCAGCCTGTTCTCAGGTAGTCGTCATCCTCGCGCCATGCCCGCCTCATTTGCTTCGTTCTCTCGACTGGGACAATAGAGTTCGATGATGGCCGGTGCTGACTCTATTTTTATCCCCACCCAGATGTTTTCCGTGATCCGTTCAGTGCGCCGCAGAGCCTCGGCCGCCTGCTGAGCCTGATGGACGAcatcgcgacggcggcgccgggccgCGCCGGTGGGGTGCGCCGTGGCTGGAACGCGAGGGAGGACGATGAGGCGCTGCACCTGCGGGTGGACATGCCGGGCCTGGGCAAGGAGCACGTCAAGGTGTGGGCGGAGCAGAACAGCCTGGTGATCAAGGGCGAGGGCGAGAAGGAGGCCGGCGAGGAcgaggccgccccgccgccgaggTACACCGGCCGCATCGAGCTGTCGCCGGAGGTTTACAGGATGGACAAGATCAAGGCCGAGATGATGAACGGCGTGCTCAGGGTGGTCGTGCCCAAGGTGAAGGAGGAGCAGCGCAAGGACGTCTTCCAAGTCAACGTTGAGTGAAGTCAAAATTCCGAGTCGGAGCGGCTACTTTAGCTAGaatttctctcttttttaatCTTGATCTTAATAGGCTCTCTTTCGTCATCTTGTGCAATAAGCAAATGTTTTCAGGAACGGTTTTGCTTTTCGGTGTCAGATCCAGCGGGTTTGCAGTGTGTATGGTGTATTGGTGTCCATGCTTTGCCCTCTTCTAATCGAAGGTGTTTTGTGTTCTTTTCCAAGCATCAAATGCGTAAGCGCCCGAATCAAACGTGAACAGTTTGGTCATATGAGTACAGGAACGGAGAGGACCCGACACGACAGATACAGTTTGTGCAAACTTTTGACAGCTAATTATATGTATACATGTAAAACTAATTTCgttacttcgcgagacgaatctaatgagatgtTTAATTATATAATTAAAAGATTGTTACTGTATGATTAAAGGATTTCATCAGCATTcatctgtaaaaaaaaattagcaaataaatttcgtttagttcTCCgtacatgcaaaaaaaaaatttacaatgcGAGTAGCGTTGTCAAAGTCCCAGCTGATCTTACCTAACGA is drawn from Panicum virgatum strain AP13 chromosome 1N, P.virgatum_v5, whole genome shotgun sequence and contains these coding sequences:
- the LOC120653807 gene encoding 24.1 kDa heat shock protein, mitochondrial-like isoform X1 → MASTVASRRVVPLEKLLAASPAPCAGSSLRPVAVAGGLRGYNTGAPLRRYEGTESEDDSVREYEGRRGGRDYAMPSLFSGNVFRDPFSAPQSLGRLLSLMDDIATAAPGRAGGVRRGWNAREDDEALHLRVDMPGLGKEHVKVWAEQNSLVIKGEGEKEAGEDEAAPPPRYTGRIELSPEVYRMDKIKAEMMNGVLRVVVPKVKEEQRKDVFQVNVE
- the LOC120653807 gene encoding 24.1 kDa heat shock protein, mitochondrial-like isoform X2, which gives rise to MASTVASRRVVPLEKLLAASPAPCAGSSLRPVAVAGGLRGYNTGAPLRRYEGTESEDDSVREYEGRRGGRDYAMPSLFSDVFRDPFSAPQSLGRLLSLMDDIATAAPGRAGGVRRGWNAREDDEALHLRVDMPGLGKEHVKVWAEQNSLVIKGEGEKEAGEDEAAPPPRYTGRIELSPEVYRMDKIKAEMMNGVLRVVVPKVKEEQRKDVFQVNVE